In Paenibacillus kyungheensis, the following are encoded in one genomic region:
- a CDS encoding type I restriction-modification system subunit M has translation MAENSSKTLYQALWNSADILRSKMDANEYKSYLLGLVFYKYLSDKMLYHAAELLEQPTQDLQTAQKLYEEAYQDEEIKEDLLQELQYDSSYTIAPKLTFTVLVNAIHNGEFQLEDLAQGFRNIEQSSEVFENLFEDVDLYSKKLGSTPQKQNQTIADVMKELSAMDIAGHEGDILGDAYEYLIGQFASESGKKAGEFYTPQPVAQLMTQIVLHNKEDQRGFSVYDPTMGSGSLLLNVKKYSNEPGTISYFGQELNTSTYNLARMNMILHGVDITNQHLHNADTLDQDWPTEEPTNFDGVLMNPPYSANWSADKGFLEDARFSPYGVLAPKSKADFAFLLHGFYHLKDHGVMAIVLPHGVLFRGNAEGKIRKILLDMGAIDTVIGLPANIFFNTSIPTTVIVLKKGRPTKDVLFIDASKDFRKVKNQNAIDPEHIQLILDAYIKRESKASYAHLASFDDIVANDYNLNIPRYVDTFVEEESIDLVALGKEMVELNAEIKKAEQEFLAMLDELAVTDETKDLIEATKEVFRG, from the coding sequence ATGGCAGAAAATAGTTCAAAAACGCTCTATCAAGCACTTTGGAACTCAGCAGATATATTGCGTTCTAAAATGGATGCAAATGAATACAAAAGTTACTTACTAGGCTTGGTATTTTATAAATATTTATCAGACAAAATGTTATACCATGCCGCGGAATTATTAGAACAACCTACTCAAGACTTACAAACCGCTCAAAAGCTATATGAAGAAGCATATCAAGATGAGGAAATCAAAGAAGATCTATTACAAGAGCTACAATATGATTCATCATACACGATAGCACCTAAGTTAACTTTTACTGTTTTAGTCAATGCTATTCATAATGGAGAATTTCAACTAGAAGATTTGGCACAAGGATTCCGAAATATTGAACAATCTAGCGAAGTATTTGAAAACTTGTTTGAAGATGTAGATTTGTATTCTAAGAAATTAGGATCAACTCCACAAAAACAAAATCAAACAATTGCCGATGTGATGAAAGAATTATCGGCTATGGATATAGCAGGACATGAAGGTGATATATTAGGTGATGCTTATGAATACCTAATCGGTCAGTTTGCTTCTGAATCTGGAAAAAAAGCAGGAGAGTTCTATACTCCACAACCTGTTGCTCAGCTTATGACACAAATTGTTTTACACAACAAAGAAGATCAAAGAGGATTTTCGGTATATGACCCTACGATGGGATCAGGTTCGTTATTGTTAAATGTAAAAAAATATTCTAATGAACCAGGTACTATTTCATATTTTGGTCAAGAGTTGAATACGTCTACTTATAATTTGGCTCGTATGAATATGATTTTGCACGGTGTAGATATTACAAACCAACATTTACACAATGCAGATACATTGGATCAGGATTGGCCAACCGAAGAACCAACCAACTTCGATGGCGTACTTATGAATCCGCCATATTCCGCTAATTGGTCGGCAGATAAGGGATTTCTAGAAGATGCTCGTTTCTCTCCATATGGTGTATTAGCACCAAAATCAAAAGCAGATTTTGCTTTTTTATTGCATGGTTTTTATCATTTAAAAGATCATGGTGTGATGGCGATCGTTCTACCACATGGCGTTTTGTTCCGAGGAAATGCAGAAGGTAAAATCCGTAAGATTTTATTAGATATGGGTGCTATTGATACGGTTATTGGGCTTCCAGCAAATATTTTCTTCAATACATCTATCCCAACAACAGTCATTGTTTTGAAAAAAGGTCGTCCTACTAAAGATGTGTTATTTATTGATGCTTCAAAAGATTTTAGAAAAGTTAAAAATCAAAATGCAATAGATCCAGAGCATATTCAACTTATTTTAGATGCATATATTAAACGTGAGTCTAAAGCAAGTTATGCTCATCTTGCGAGTTTTGATGATATTGTTGCGAATGATTACAACTTAAATATTCCTCGTTATGTAGATACATTTGTAGAAGAAGAGTCGATTGATCTTGTAGCACTTGGAAAAGAAATGG
- a CDS encoding NAD kinase, translated as MRYYVLDRGDQLSIELSEQFHKLAAERGFQLDAESPEIVVSIGGDGTMLHAFHTFIDHIPDLAFVGIHTGHLGFYADWKADELADLVNFMAGESSTSDRHPKIVKYPLIELDIQTKSGTTHHTVLNEFTLKGVDGTTVVAQVDINDEIFEMFRGDGICVSTPSGSTAYNKALGGAMVHPTIEALQIAEIASINNRIYRTLGSSLMLPKHHHCDIHSRKPQKLQLTMDHLNMSFDDLISIRCQVSKKQVSFARYRPYPFWNRVRQSFLG; from the coding sequence TTGAGATACTATGTGCTTGATCGTGGAGATCAATTATCTATCGAACTGAGCGAGCAATTCCATAAGCTTGCTGCCGAACGCGGATTTCAGCTAGATGCTGAATCACCAGAGATCGTCGTATCTATTGGTGGAGACGGAACTATGCTTCATGCGTTTCACACATTTATCGATCATATCCCAGATTTAGCATTTGTCGGTATTCATACCGGACATTTAGGATTTTATGCTGACTGGAAAGCCGATGAATTGGCTGATTTGGTTAATTTTATGGCGGGTGAGTCGTCAACATCAGATCGTCATCCCAAAATTGTCAAATATCCATTAATTGAATTGGATATTCAGACCAAGAGCGGAACAACTCATCATACGGTACTTAACGAATTTACACTCAAAGGGGTAGACGGAACGACAGTTGTCGCTCAAGTCGATATCAACGATGAGATTTTTGAAATGTTCCGTGGTGACGGAATCTGTGTATCTACACCTTCGGGAAGTACTGCGTATAACAAAGCACTTGGTGGCGCTATGGTACATCCAACGATTGAAGCTCTTCAGATCGCTGAGATTGCTTCGATCAACAACCGAATTTATCGTACACTCGGTTCTTCGTTAATGTTACCAAAGCATCATCATTGTGATATTCATTCACGCAAACCACAAAAGCTACAATTGACAATGGATCATTTAAATATGTCATTTGATGATCTGATTTCTATTCGTTGTCAGGTTTCCAAAAAGCAAGTAAGCTTTGCACGTTATCGTCCTTATCCATTTTGGAATCGTGTACGTCAATCATTTCTAGGATAA
- a CDS encoding YutD family protein, which produces MIQIGGKTYEIIKEHRDGWNAEIFRERYSEVLDRYDYILGDWGYNQLRLKGFYRDGHPKAGKDTSLSSLTEYINEYCNFGCAYFVLQKTKEVAEPPKPANGEKAEKSEKSEKSSRGQGNHSKKDKQDKAASKAVPASAPVVPSTPVAPVVETVEVPVTEKPVEPSTEPVQPSSVESHTEVETDVKPSEESSKS; this is translated from the coding sequence TTGATTCAAATCGGCGGTAAAACATACGAAATTATTAAAGAGCATCGTGATGGTTGGAATGCAGAAATATTCCGTGAACGATATAGTGAAGTATTGGATCGGTATGATTATATTCTAGGAGACTGGGGTTATAATCAATTGCGTCTCAAAGGATTTTATCGTGATGGACATCCCAAAGCAGGTAAAGATACTTCTTTATCCAGCTTGACTGAATATATTAATGAATACTGTAACTTTGGTTGTGCTTATTTTGTATTGCAAAAAACAAAAGAAGTTGCAGAGCCACCGAAGCCAGCTAATGGAGAAAAAGCAGAAAAGTCTGAGAAATCCGAGAAATCGTCTAGAGGACAAGGAAATCATTCTAAAAAAGACAAGCAGGATAAAGCAGCTTCTAAAGCTGTGCCTGCATCTGCTCCAGTCGTGCCTTCAACTCCGGTAGCACCTGTTGTCGAAACAGTAGAAGTACCTGTTACAGAAAAGCCTGTAGAGCCTTCTACAGAGCCTGTACAACCTTCATCTGTAGAAAGTCATACAGAAGTCGAGACAGACGTAAAACCAAGCGAAGAAAGTTCCAAATCTTAA
- the lipA gene encoding lipoyl synthase: MSTKAKQPKPEWIKIKMTNDSNYQEIKSMMRSKTLHTVCEEARCPNIYECWANRTATFMILGDICTRACRFCAVNTGMPTELDLQEPERVAEAAENMGLQHCVITSVARDDLKDGGAHIFAETIRAVRKRLPLCSVEVLIPDFMGDIDSLKIVMDAKPDILNHNIETVERMSDRVRARAKYPRSMELLRNSKTLQPSIPTKSSIMLGVGEEWDEILKTMDDLRAMDCDIMTIGQYLQPSPKHLDVAKYYTPDEFAILKEEGLKRGFSHVESGPLVRSSYHAHEQVQSASKSKETSTV; the protein is encoded by the coding sequence TTGTCCACTAAAGCCAAACAACCGAAACCTGAATGGATCAAAATCAAGATGACCAATGACAGTAACTATCAGGAAATTAAAAGTATGATGCGTTCCAAAACTCTTCATACCGTCTGCGAGGAAGCACGCTGTCCTAACATTTATGAGTGCTGGGCGAATCGTACAGCTACTTTTATGATTTTGGGAGATATTTGTACACGTGCTTGTCGTTTTTGTGCAGTCAATACGGGGATGCCTACGGAGCTTGATTTGCAAGAGCCAGAAAGGGTTGCGGAAGCGGCTGAAAATATGGGGCTTCAACATTGTGTAATTACAAGTGTAGCCCGTGATGATCTGAAAGATGGCGGAGCACATATTTTTGCGGAAACGATTCGTGCAGTTCGCAAGCGTTTACCACTTTGTAGTGTGGAAGTATTGATCCCTGACTTTATGGGAGATATTGATTCACTAAAAATTGTTATGGATGCTAAACCGGATATTCTAAATCATAATATTGAAACAGTGGAACGGATGTCTGATCGTGTTCGTGCAAGAGCTAAATATCCTCGTTCTATGGAATTGTTACGTAACTCCAAAACACTACAACCTTCGATTCCAACCAAATCTAGTATTATGCTAGGTGTAGGTGAGGAATGGGATGAAATTTTAAAAACAATGGATGACCTTCGTGCCATGGATTGCGATATTATGACGATTGGACAATATTTGCAGCCTTCACCAAAACATTTGGATGTGGCTAAATATTATACTCCTGATGAATTTGCAATTTTAAAAGAAGAAGGATTAAAGCGTGGATTCAGTCATGTTGAGTCTGGTCCGCTTGTCCGTAGTTCCTATCATGCGCATGAACAGGTTCAATCCGCATCGAAGTCGAAGGAAACCTCGACGGTCTAA
- a CDS encoding multidrug effflux MFS transporter: MRTLMNKASSNQPLTASSLTRSKRLWIALILGSLSAFAPLSIDMYLPALPTLAEHLNTNASLAQLSLTACLLGLAFGQLLVGPLSDVKGRRAPLIISLILYTVASLCCALTQSIGLLIVLRFIQGVTGAAGIVISRAVVRDLYSGHELTKFFSLLMLINGVAPIAAPIIGGALLKFVPWQGIFIVLAVIGAVMLFMVLFGLPETLPNERKASGGLSSTLRTFGRLIQDRHFIGFALSQAFITAAMFAYIAGSPFVVQKIFGVSAQGFSLFFAMNGLGIVIFAQLAGRLSGKYGELVILKISLGIAFTAALLLLIIALAGGGLFPIAAMLFFVVSCVGSVGATSTSLAMQSQGNAAGSASALLGLLPLLLGGAASPLVGLGSGLTAVPMSVVILVAEVLAVLCFISLVKRPAKV; encoded by the coding sequence ATGAGAACATTAATGAACAAAGCTTCATCCAATCAACCTTTAACAGCATCTTCCTTAACCCGTTCCAAACGGTTATGGATTGCTTTGATTTTAGGTTCTTTATCTGCGTTTGCTCCATTATCGATTGATATGTACTTACCTGCTTTGCCTACGCTAGCCGAACATTTGAATACCAATGCTTCGCTGGCACAACTCAGTCTAACTGCTTGCCTGCTCGGTCTAGCATTCGGACAATTACTTGTCGGGCCACTAAGCGATGTAAAAGGTAGACGTGCTCCGCTGATCATCTCATTGATCTTATATACCGTAGCATCGCTGTGCTGTGCATTAACGCAAAGTATCGGTCTACTGATTGTACTACGCTTTATACAAGGCGTGACAGGAGCTGCTGGCATTGTAATCTCGCGTGCTGTAGTACGTGATCTGTACTCAGGACATGAACTCACCAAGTTTTTCTCGCTTCTGATGCTTATTAACGGTGTAGCTCCAATCGCTGCTCCAATTATCGGGGGCGCATTGCTCAAATTTGTACCGTGGCAAGGCATTTTTATTGTTTTAGCGGTTATCGGGGCAGTGATGTTATTTATGGTGTTGTTTGGCTTACCGGAGACATTACCCAATGAACGCAAAGCTTCCGGTGGACTAAGCTCCACACTGCGTACATTTGGACGATTAATCCAAGATCGTCATTTTATCGGCTTCGCTTTATCACAAGCTTTTATTACCGCCGCAATGTTTGCTTATATTGCAGGTTCTCCTTTTGTGGTGCAGAAGATATTCGGTGTATCTGCACAAGGATTTAGTTTGTTTTTTGCTATGAATGGATTAGGCATTGTCATTTTCGCTCAATTAGCAGGTCGTCTATCTGGTAAATATGGCGAATTGGTTATTTTGAAAATCAGTCTAGGGATCGCTTTTACAGCTGCTTTATTGTTATTGATTATTGCGCTGGCTGGTGGTGGACTGTTCCCTATTGCTGCGATGTTATTCTTTGTTGTGTCTTGTGTAGGCTCTGTAGGAGCTACATCGACTTCACTCGCTATGCAAAGTCAGGGCAACGCCGCAGGAAGCGCTTCTGCGCTGTTAGGACTGCTTCCACTTCTATTAGGTGGAGCGGCTTCTCCATTAGTGGGACTCGGTAGTGGGCTGACTGCTGTGCCGATGAGTGTCGTTATTTTGGTGGCCGAAGTGCTCGCTGTACTGTGCTTTATCAGTTTGGTGAAAAGACCCGCAAAAGTATAA
- a CDS encoding TrmH family RNA methyltransferase, which translates to MTEILSTQNAKVKEWAQLLEKKHRDKQGKFIVEGIHLVSEVLRSDWDIDCIVYDTEKGIPAELREDIAHYSGGAQYIAVSEAILAKCTDTKTPQPVFAIVYKRNALTDRLLEIDHSLVMVLDNVQDPGNVGTIIRSSDAAGATGIVLGKGCADLYNPKTIRSTMGSLFHLPVIESDLSELLPVAKQKGHLVLSTSLQASQSCYEFNFTAGAWIVIGNEGKGISAEVSQLVDQHILIPMQGQAESLNAAMASTILLFEAMRQRIS; encoded by the coding sequence ATGACCGAAATTCTATCGACCCAGAATGCTAAAGTCAAGGAATGGGCGCAATTGCTTGAGAAAAAGCATCGGGATAAGCAGGGTAAATTTATTGTAGAAGGTATTCATTTAGTGAGCGAAGTTCTTCGTAGTGATTGGGATATCGATTGTATCGTCTATGATACAGAGAAAGGCATTCCTGCTGAGTTGCGCGAAGATATCGCTCATTATTCTGGTGGAGCTCAGTATATTGCGGTATCTGAAGCTATACTTGCCAAATGTACAGATACCAAAACGCCACAGCCTGTTTTTGCTATTGTATACAAACGTAATGCGCTCACAGATCGCTTGCTTGAGATAGACCATAGTCTAGTGATGGTACTGGATAATGTACAAGATCCGGGCAATGTGGGCACGATTATTCGTAGTAGTGATGCGGCAGGGGCAACTGGTATTGTACTTGGTAAAGGTTGCGCTGATCTGTATAATCCCAAAACGATTCGTTCGACGATGGGTTCCTTGTTTCATTTGCCTGTGATTGAAAGTGATCTGAGTGAACTGTTACCTGTTGCGAAGCAAAAAGGGCATCTAGTGCTCAGTACATCGTTACAAGCCAGTCAATCTTGTTATGAATTTAATTTTACAGCAGGCGCTTGGATCGTGATCGGCAATGAAGGTAAAGGCATATCGGCAGAAGTATCGCAGTTAGTGGATCAGCATATTTTGATTCCGATGCAAGGACAAGCAGAATCGCTAAATGCGGCGATGGCATCGACGATACTGTTATTTGAAGCGATGCGTCAGCGGATATCTTAA
- a CDS encoding potassium channel family protein, whose amino-acid sequence MAYAYEKLGGYNMPRKQYAIIGIGRFGSSIAKTLSEMGFDVLAIDSDEHRIQEVSKIVTQAVTADSTDEEALRSLGLRNFDVVVVAIGEDIQSSILTTLILKEMDIPTILVKAQNELHGKVLTRIGADKVIFPERDMGVRVAHHLTSPNVLDYIEISEDYSIVEMKASEPMIGSNLKELNIRVRYSCNVMAIKRGNQMNIAPSPDERLKPDDILVIVGQKNDLLKMELGLEE is encoded by the coding sequence ATAGCATATGCTTATGAAAAGCTTGGAGGTTACAATATGCCTAGAAAGCAGTATGCCATTATTGGTATCGGACGCTTTGGTTCTAGCATTGCCAAAACATTGAGTGAAATGGGCTTTGACGTATTGGCTATCGATTCAGATGAACACCGTATACAAGAAGTATCCAAAATCGTAACTCAAGCCGTAACAGCTGATTCTACCGATGAAGAAGCTTTGCGTTCATTGGGATTACGTAACTTTGATGTAGTCGTTGTTGCGATTGGAGAAGATATTCAATCGAGTATCTTAACAACACTGATTCTTAAAGAAATGGATATTCCAACGATTCTGGTGAAAGCACAAAATGAACTGCATGGTAAAGTATTAACTCGAATCGGTGCAGACAAAGTCATTTTCCCGGAACGTGATATGGGTGTGCGGGTAGCGCATCATTTGACATCACCGAATGTGCTGGATTATATCGAAATTTCAGAAGATTACAGCATAGTGGAAATGAAAGCTTCTGAGCCGATGATCGGTTCGAATCTAAAAGAACTCAATATTCGTGTCAGATATAGCTGTAATGTAATGGCGATCAAACGTGGCAACCAGATGAATATTGCGCCTTCACCGGATGAGCGTCTCAAACCGGATGATATTCTGGTTATTGTTGGACAAAAAAATGATCTGCTCAAAATGGAATTAGGTCTGGAAGAATGA
- a CDS encoding peptide chain release factor 3, translating into MSKTIDQALQNEVDKRRTFAIISHPDAGKTTLTEKLLLFGGAIREAGSVKARKANKHATSDWMAIEKQRGISVTSSVMQFDYNGHRINILDTPGHQDFSEDTYRTLTAADAAVMLIDVAKGVEAQTIKLFKVCAQRGIPIFTFINKLDREGQSPFELMEELEQVLGIRSVPMNWPIGMGRELSGVYDRMKTQVELFNGKDHSTIEVQKVEDYRDPIIKEMAGEFLYDQLCQDIELLDVAGDPFDYDKVLRGELTPIFFGSAVNNFGVQTFLENFLELAPKPEPRRSTAGMIDPMNDKFSGYVFKIQANMNPAHRDRIAFLRVVSGKFERGMSVRHVRVGKEIKLAQPQQFLAQDRDIVQTAYPGDIVGLFDPGIFRIGDSLSQGSDIIFDELPTFSPEIFAKVTVKNALKHKQYQKGIDQLTEEGTIQVFNTVSFDETILGVVGQLQFEVFEYRMKNEYGVDVQLQRMPFQFARWIITDKVDASKFRINSTLVKDKKGNHVVLFENEYAMRTAIDKNPDAQFLEMAP; encoded by the coding sequence ATGAGTAAAACGATAGATCAAGCTTTGCAAAATGAAGTCGACAAACGCAGAACGTTTGCCATTATATCTCACCCGGATGCCGGGAAAACAACATTAACAGAAAAATTATTGCTATTCGGGGGCGCTATCCGTGAAGCGGGTTCGGTTAAAGCTCGTAAAGCAAATAAACATGCGACCAGTGACTGGATGGCGATTGAGAAGCAACGGGGTATCTCGGTTACTTCTTCAGTGATGCAATTCGATTATAATGGACATCGTATTAATATACTGGATACACCGGGTCACCAAGATTTTAGTGAAGATACGTATCGTACATTAACTGCGGCAGATGCAGCAGTGATGTTGATTGACGTTGCTAAAGGTGTAGAAGCACAGACGATCAAACTATTTAAAGTATGTGCTCAACGTGGTATTCCAATCTTTACGTTTATTAACAAATTAGACCGCGAAGGACAAAGTCCTTTTGAATTGATGGAAGAATTAGAGCAAGTACTAGGTATTCGTTCTGTACCTATGAACTGGCCGATCGGTATGGGACGCGAGTTGTCTGGTGTCTATGATCGGATGAAAACACAGGTTGAATTGTTTAATGGGAAAGACCATTCTACAATTGAAGTGCAAAAAGTAGAAGATTATCGTGATCCAATTATTAAAGAAATGGCTGGCGAGTTTTTGTATGATCAACTTTGCCAAGATATTGAGTTGTTGGATGTAGCAGGTGATCCTTTTGATTACGATAAAGTATTACGTGGTGAATTAACGCCTATCTTTTTCGGTAGTGCAGTTAATAACTTCGGTGTGCAGACATTCTTAGAAAATTTCTTGGAGCTTGCACCCAAACCAGAACCACGTCGTAGTACAGCAGGTATGATCGATCCAATGAATGATAAGTTCAGTGGATATGTATTTAAAATTCAAGCGAATATGAATCCAGCTCACCGTGACCGGATTGCCTTTTTACGTGTAGTATCCGGTAAGTTCGAACGTGGTATGAGTGTTCGTCATGTACGTGTAGGTAAAGAAATCAAACTGGCACAACCACAACAATTTTTGGCACAGGATCGTGATATTGTCCAAACGGCTTATCCTGGCGATATTGTAGGTTTGTTCGATCCAGGTATTTTCCGTATTGGAGATTCGTTAAGTCAAGGTTCTGATATTATTTTCGACGAATTGCCTACGTTCTCGCCTGAGATTTTTGCTAAAGTGACTGTAAAAAATGCACTGAAGCACAAACAGTACCAAAAAGGAATCGATCAGTTAACAGAAGAAGGTACGATCCAAGTATTTAATACTGTTAGCTTTGATGAAACGATTCTAGGCGTAGTAGGACAACTGCAATTTGAAGTATTTGAATATCGGATGAAAAATGAGTATGGTGTAGATGTACAATTGCAACGGATGCCTTTCCAATTTGCACGCTGGATTATTACAGATAAAGTAGATGCTTCCAAATTCCGTATCAACTCTACACTGGTTAAAGATAAAAAAGGCAATCATGTTGTCCTATTTGAAAATGAGTATGCGATGCGTACAGCAATCGACAAAAATCCAGATGCTCAGTTTTTGGAAATGGCTCCTTAA
- the zwf gene encoding glucose-6-phosphate dehydrogenase, with translation MTGKQNLETLQTPSAVFFIFGATGDLARRKLFPAIYSLYREGKLAEDFAVIGVARRPRTNEEFREDLHQSIIEFCRYKIGAEEDWTRFAEHFEYKSLDINNVAGFQELKEQTEVIENKYGIPGNRFFFLALAPELFGSVSLNLRAGGMMDGTGWNRLVIEKPFGYDLESARKLNAEINEVFEEDEIYRIDHYLGKEMVQNIEVIRFANAFFEPLWNNQHISNIQITLSETVGVEERGGYYDHSGALRDMGQNHMLQMLAMIAMEPPSRLLPEDIHDEKVKVLRSLRAYMTPEEVDQNVVRGQYTAGESKGKTLPGYREEDKVDPASNTETYFAARLFVDNFRWSGVPFYIRTGKRLPVKTTEIIVEFKRTPTNVYLGQRHNLEPNLLVIRVNPMEGIYIKINAKKPGSDSEIQPLAMDFCQSCMIGINSPEAYESLIEDAAQGDSTYFTRWDEVSAAWSFIDHIADAWAQNPTDVKPYPAGSWGPDATHLLLQQDGYHWWPVNGQDEDDVIWQMGSSN, from the coding sequence ATGACTGGAAAACAAAATCTTGAGACATTGCAGACACCAAGTGCGGTATTTTTCATTTTTGGAGCAACCGGGGATTTGGCAAGACGTAAATTGTTTCCTGCTATTTATAGTTTGTATCGTGAAGGTAAACTTGCAGAGGATTTTGCAGTCATTGGTGTAGCGCGTCGACCGCGTACCAATGAAGAATTTCGGGAAGATCTCCATCAGTCTATCATAGAGTTTTGTCGCTACAAGATCGGAGCCGAAGAAGATTGGACTCGATTTGCAGAACATTTTGAATATAAATCGTTAGATATTAACAATGTCGCTGGTTTCCAAGAGTTAAAAGAACAAACAGAAGTGATTGAGAATAAATATGGTATCCCAGGCAACCGATTCTTTTTCTTAGCACTTGCACCTGAATTATTTGGCAGTGTATCGCTTAACCTTCGTGCAGGTGGCATGATGGATGGTACAGGCTGGAATCGTCTGGTGATTGAGAAGCCTTTCGGATATGATCTGGAATCTGCACGCAAACTTAATGCAGAGATCAATGAAGTGTTTGAAGAAGATGAAATTTATCGGATTGACCACTATTTGGGTAAAGAAATGGTGCAAAATATCGAAGTGATTCGATTTGCGAATGCTTTCTTTGAACCATTGTGGAACAATCAGCATATTTCAAATATTCAGATTACGCTTAGTGAAACGGTCGGAGTCGAAGAACGTGGTGGATATTATGATCATTCCGGTGCATTGCGTGATATGGGACAGAACCATATGTTGCAAATGTTAGCGATGATCGCCATGGAACCGCCAAGTCGTCTATTACCTGAAGATATTCATGATGAAAAGGTAAAAGTGCTTCGTTCTCTTCGTGCATATATGACACCAGAAGAAGTGGATCAAAATGTAGTACGTGGTCAATATACAGCAGGTGAATCTAAAGGTAAAACATTGCCTGGATATCGTGAAGAAGACAAAGTAGATCCTGCTTCTAATACAGAAACGTATTTTGCAGCACGATTATTTGTAGATAATTTCCGCTGGTCAGGTGTACCTTTCTATATTCGTACTGGTAAACGTCTACCTGTCAAAACAACGGAAATTATTGTTGAATTCAAGCGGACACCAACAAATGTATATCTTGGACAGCGTCATAATCTAGAACCGAATCTATTGGTTATTCGTGTCAATCCAATGGAAGGTATTTATATCAAAATCAATGCTAAAAAACCGGGTTCTGATTCTGAAATTCAACCGCTTGCGATGGATTTCTGTCAAAGTTGTATGATTGGAATCAACTCGCCAGAAGCGTATGAAAGCTTGATCGAAGATGCAGCCCAAGGAGATTCGACATACTTTACCCGTTGGGATGAAGTATCTGCGGCTTGGAGCTTTATCGATCATATTGCGGATGCATGGGCACAGAACCCTACAGATGTAAAACCATACCCCGCCGGTTCTTGGGGACCAGATGCAACTCATCTATTGCTTCAGCAAGATGGATATCATTGGTGGCCTGTGAATGGTCAAGATGAAGATGATGTGATCTGGCAAATGGGAAGTAGCAATTAA
- a CDS encoding response regulator codes for MENDEQLIKVLLVDDHEMVRIGLAAVLDTEDGIEVVGEASNGEEGIRLAQEYKPDVILMDLVMEGMDGIETTRRVLQINSDCKVIVLTSYLDDEKMYPVIEAGAFSYLLKTSRASEIADAIRAAARGQSVLESQVASKMMSRFREPLERALHEELTDREMDVLRLLAQGKSNQDIADELIIGIKTVKFHVTNLLAKLGVEDRTQAAIYAYKNGLAE; via the coding sequence ATGGAAAACGATGAGCAATTGATCAAAGTATTATTAGTCGACGATCATGAGATGGTTCGTATTGGACTTGCGGCTGTACTAGACACAGAAGACGGTATTGAAGTGGTGGGTGAAGCAAGTAACGGAGAAGAAGGGATTCGTCTTGCGCAAGAATACAAACCGGATGTCATTCTAATGGATCTTGTGATGGAAGGTATGGACGGTATCGAAACAACAAGACGTGTATTGCAGATCAACTCTGATTGTAAAGTGATTGTACTGACAAGTTATTTGGATGATGAAAAAATGTATCCTGTGATCGAAGCAGGTGCTTTCAGTTATTTGCTTAAAACATCGCGTGCAAGTGAAATAGCAGATGCTATTCGAGCTGCTGCTAGAGGACAATCGGTGCTGGAATCACAGGTGGCTTCTAAAATGATGAGTCGCTTTCGTGAGCCACTTGAACGTGCACTTCATGAAGAATTAACAGATCGTGAAATGGATGTCCTTCGCTTACTAGCACAAGGTAAATCCAATCAAGATATTGCAGATGAATTAATTATCGGTATCAAAACGGTCAAATTCCATGTGACAAATTTGCTAGCCAAGTTAGGTGTAGAAGATCGTACACAGGCTGCAATTTATGCGTATAAAAACGGATTAGCCGAGTGA